The Devosia sp. YIM 151766 genome includes a region encoding these proteins:
- a CDS encoding exodeoxyribonuclease VII small subunit, with protein MADNDDVKSLSFEAALEQLEQIVAKLESGKAPLAESIAIYERGEALKAHCETLLKTAEARIEKITLSRDGKAMGTEPLDAT; from the coding sequence ATGGCCGATAACGATGACGTGAAATCGCTGAGCTTCGAGGCGGCATTGGAACAGCTCGAACAGATCGTCGCCAAGCTGGAAAGCGGCAAGGCGCCGCTCGCCGAATCCATCGCCATCTATGAGCGCGGCGAGGCTCTCAAGGCCCATTGCGAGACCTTGCTCAAGACCGCCGAGGCGCGGATCGAAAAGATCACGCTGTCCCGCGACGGCAAGGCCATGGGCACCGAGCCGCTCGACGCGACCTGA
- a CDS encoding DUF1499 domain-containing protein — MRIKIRTSKWAIWARRLGSVAVPLVLLPVLMHREGFIDAATFLVLILFAGALAALAVLVSLGALIRLWFSGDQGWSRALAGLSLGLACVAPFGWYGALALRNPPVTDIATAPRSELPLIFQPDTAAMPPPLLLSAAEQGRLFPNAATRDYPLDVIQLFALVDRLVRANGWDVRRRSEPLDFSEEGRINARIVTLPGWQDEAVLLVRPTRDGARVDMRSASIGAPIDFGANGQRISQLLTALDSEVTAFLRDNPNISEPVMPDVVPNPEVETGER; from the coding sequence TTGCGCATAAAGATCAGAACCTCGAAATGGGCCATTTGGGCGCGGCGGCTGGGCAGCGTGGCCGTGCCTCTGGTCCTCTTGCCGGTGCTCATGCACCGCGAAGGCTTCATCGATGCCGCGACCTTCCTCGTGCTGATCCTGTTTGCCGGCGCGCTCGCGGCGCTGGCGGTTCTGGTGTCGCTTGGGGCGCTGATCCGCTTATGGTTCAGCGGCGATCAGGGCTGGAGCCGAGCGCTGGCGGGGCTGTCCCTGGGCCTGGCCTGCGTGGCGCCCTTCGGCTGGTATGGGGCGCTGGCCCTGCGCAATCCGCCGGTCACCGACATCGCCACCGCCCCGCGCAGCGAACTGCCCCTGATCTTCCAGCCCGATACCGCCGCCATGCCGCCGCCGCTGCTGCTGAGCGCCGCCGAGCAGGGCCGGCTGTTCCCCAATGCGGCGACCCGCGATTATCCGCTCGACGTCATCCAGCTCTTCGCGCTGGTCGACCGGCTGGTGCGCGCCAATGGCTGGGATGTGCGCCGCCGCAGCGAGCCGCTGGATTTCTCCGAGGAGGGCCGCATCAATGCCCGCATCGTCACCCTGCCCGGCTGGCAGGACGAAGCGGTGCTGCTGGTGCGCCCGACCCGCGACGGCGCCCGCGTCGACATGCGCTCCGCCTCGATCGGCGCGCCCATCGATTTCGGCGCCAATGGCCAGCGCATCAGCCAATTGCTGACGGCGCTGGACAGCGAGGTCACCGCCTTTCTGCGCGACAATCCAAATATCAGCGAACCGGTAATGCCCGACGTGGTGCCGAACCCCGAAGTGGAAACCGGCGAACGCTGA
- a CDS encoding zinc ribbon domain-containing protein YjdM, giving the protein MTSDNDDYIYDETTGEWRPASEVSNLAAEAVEVRDASGNLLADGDSVVLIKDLKVKGAGQTLKQGTVIRSIRLTDNPEEIDCRHDAIKGLVLRTEFVRKR; this is encoded by the coding sequence ATGACCAGTGACAATGACGACTATATCTATGACGAAACCACCGGCGAATGGCGTCCGGCCTCGGAAGTGAGCAACCTCGCCGCCGAGGCGGTCGAGGTGCGCGACGCCTCGGGCAATCTGCTTGCCGACGGGGATTCGGTGGTGCTGATCAAGGACCTCAAGGTCAAGGGCGCCGGCCAGACGCTCAAGCAGGGCACGGTGATCCGCTCGATCCGGCTGACCGACAATCCCGAAGAGATCGATTGCCGGCACGACGCCATCAAGGGCCTGGTGCTGCGCACGGAATTTGTGCGCAAGCGGTAG
- a CDS encoding DnaJ C-terminal domain-containing protein, whose product MRDPYTVLGVSRSASEKDIKSAYRKLAKKYHPDQNPDDPSAHGKFAEATHAYDLLNDKEKRGQFDRGEIDAEGNPRFAGFGNGGFGGGRTGARPGAGPGAGGFSAEDILKEFMSGFGGQPRGGARGPGGGAQWDPFAGTTAGGGGARMAKGDDVIVNIAVSLDDAHKAASVPVRMPNGKMLNVKLPDKVEEGQQIRLKGQGTPSPFGEPGDALVTIKFERSKTFRRDGQDIRTDVAVTLYEAVLGAKVRVPTLDGSVELNLPPGVDTSKALRLKGKGLYGDGDLYVNVRVVLPPGGDADLEALARFMRDQKPYKVRD is encoded by the coding sequence ATGCGCGATCCTTACACCGTACTCGGGGTGTCGCGGTCCGCAAGCGAGAAGGACATCAAGTCCGCCTATCGCAAGCTGGCCAAGAAATACCACCCCGACCAGAATCCCGACGACCCTTCGGCCCATGGCAAGTTTGCCGAGGCGACGCATGCCTATGACCTGTTGAACGACAAGGAAAAGCGCGGCCAGTTCGACCGCGGCGAAATCGACGCCGAGGGCAATCCGCGTTTCGCCGGATTCGGCAATGGCGGCTTTGGCGGCGGCAGGACCGGGGCGCGGCCCGGCGCCGGCCCGGGCGCCGGCGGCTTTTCGGCCGAGGACATCCTCAAGGAATTCATGAGCGGCTTCGGCGGCCAGCCACGCGGTGGCGCACGGGGTCCGGGGGGCGGCGCGCAATGGGACCCCTTTGCCGGCACGACAGCCGGTGGCGGCGGCGCCCGCATGGCCAAGGGCGACGACGTGATCGTCAATATCGCGGTGTCGCTGGACGATGCCCACAAGGCGGCGTCGGTGCCGGTGCGCATGCCCAATGGCAAGATGCTGAACGTCAAGCTGCCCGACAAGGTCGAGGAAGGCCAGCAGATCCGGCTCAAGGGCCAGGGCACGCCCAGCCCCTTCGGCGAACCGGGCGACGCGCTGGTGACGATAAAATTCGAGCGCTCCAAGACCTTCCGCCGCGACGGGCAGGACATCCGCACCGATGTGGCCGTGACCCTTTACGAGGCGGTGCTGGGCGCCAAGGTGCGGGTGCCGACGCTGGACGGTTCGGTGGAGCTCAACCTGCCGCCGGGCGTCGACACGTCCAAGGCCCTGCGCCTCAAGGGCAAGGGGCTCTACGGCGATGGCGATCTTTATGTGAATGTCCGCGTGGTGCTGCCCCCGGGCGGCGATGCCGACCTGGAGGCGCTGGCCCGGTTCATGCGCGACCAGAAGCCGTATAAGGTGCGGGACTAG
- a CDS encoding SCO family protein: MTNKALRNFRVVLWVLVAVAAIGATALYLFQPPQRPLGLTGQEFALASTKGGAFTQNDLRGTPSLIFFGYTFCPDVCPTTLAETTAWRAQLGLDADDLRIIFVTVDPERDTPEMVKEYVEGFDPSVIGLVGDQAETDRVKAAFGVFSEKAGDVDSEFYLVNHTALTFLIKADGSFQGTISYEEASDTARAKIERLVNG, translated from the coding sequence ATGACCAATAAAGCCCTGCGTAATTTCCGGGTCGTGCTGTGGGTGCTGGTGGCCGTGGCGGCGATCGGGGCCACGGCGCTCTATCTGTTCCAGCCGCCGCAGCGCCCGCTGGGATTGACCGGCCAGGAATTCGCGCTGGCCTCCACCAAGGGCGGCGCCTTCACGCAGAACGATCTGCGCGGCACGCCCAGCCTGATCTTTTTCGGCTATACGTTCTGCCCCGATGTCTGCCCGACAACGCTGGCCGAAACCACGGCCTGGCGGGCGCAATTGGGGCTCGACGCCGACGATCTGCGCATCATTTTCGTGACCGTGGACCCCGAGCGCGACACCCCCGAAATGGTCAAGGAATATGTCGAGGGCTTCGATCCGAGCGTTATCGGACTGGTCGGCGACCAGGCCGAGACCGACCGGGTCAAGGCAGCGTTCGGCGTGTTCTCGGAAAAGGCCGGGGACGTCGACAGCGAGTTCTATCTCGTCAACCACACGGCGCTGACCTTCCTGATCAAGGCCGATGGCTCTTTCCAGGGCACGATTTCCTATGAGGAAGCCAGCGACACCGCGCGCGCCAAGATCGAGCGGCTGGTAAACGGTTGA
- a CDS encoding ABC transporter permease — translation MNWRRLLNHPSLVIGFVAATSFALLGLLSLVWTPYPIEQIVIARRFLGPGAGHWLGTDHLGRDMLSLVMSGTLTSFLVAASALGIGVGIGVPMGLAAAAWGGAVEWLVLRISDVTFAFPSVVIAILIATLAGPGEINAIIAIGIFNIPVFARVARGGALTVATQDYVAAARLAGLGNTAIAAQHLLPNIMSLIIVQGTIQLSLGILAEAGLSYIGLGTQAPATSLGLMLRDAQSLFLIHPWLGIVPGLTIVAIVIALNIAGDGLRDAMDPRLRREGLNHGAG, via the coding sequence ATGAACTGGCGGCGCTTGCTCAACCATCCCAGCCTCGTCATCGGCTTCGTGGCGGCGACATCATTCGCGCTGCTCGGCCTGCTCTCGCTGGTCTGGACGCCCTATCCGATCGAGCAGATCGTCATCGCCCGCCGCTTTCTCGGCCCCGGCGCCGGCCATTGGCTGGGCACCGACCATCTGGGCCGCGACATGCTCTCCCTGGTCATGAGCGGCACCCTGACCAGCTTTCTGGTCGCGGCATCGGCCCTGGGGATCGGCGTCGGCATCGGCGTGCCGATGGGGCTGGCGGCAGCGGCCTGGGGTGGCGCGGTGGAATGGCTGGTGCTGCGGATTTCCGACGTCACCTTCGCCTTTCCCTCGGTGGTGATCGCCATTCTCATCGCCACCCTGGCCGGACCCGGCGAAATCAACGCCATCATCGCCATCGGCATCTTCAACATTCCGGTCTTTGCCCGGGTGGCGCGCGGCGGCGCCCTGACCGTGGCCACGCAGGATTATGTGGCGGCGGCGCGCCTTGCCGGCCTCGGCAACACGGCCATCGCCGCGCAGCATCTACTGCCCAATATCATGAGCCTCATCATCGTGCAGGGCACGATCCAGCTCTCGCTGGGCATTCTGGCAGAAGCCGGTCTGTCCTATATCGGGCTCGGCACCCAGGCGCCGGCCACCAGCCTCGGGCTGATGCTGCGGGATGCGCAGAGCCTGTTCCTCATCCATCCCTGGCTCGGCATCGTGCCGGGCCTGACCATCGTGGCCATTGTCATCGCGCTGAACATTGCCGGCGACGGGCTGCGCGACGCCATGGACCCACGCCTGCGCCGGGAGGGGCTGAACCATGGCGCTGGTTGA
- a CDS encoding ABC transporter permease, which produces MILHLLRRLLGFVATLFIAALVIFVLLDLLPGDPARFILGINASEASVAALRAQMGLDAPAHERFLAWIFGMLQGDFGMSATQRVAISRLIADRMAVTLPLTALAMALSMGIGLPLGIVAAMRRGKATDTGLMVLAQTGIAIPNFWFGMLLTLVFAVTLRWLPTGGFTPWQENFWLALRGLILPGFALALPQASILARVMRTALVDVTGQDFIRTARAKGLTLGEAVWRHGIRNAMLPVLTILGLQFAFLIAGTIIVENVFYLPGLGRLIFTAIAERDLVLVRSATIVLVLAVTATMFITDLLYVLVDPRLRRQDA; this is translated from the coding sequence TTGATCCTCCACCTCCTCCGCCGCCTCTTGGGTTTTGTCGCCACCCTGTTCATCGCCGCCCTGGTCATCTTCGTCCTGCTCGACCTTTTGCCCGGCGATCCGGCGCGCTTCATCCTCGGCATCAACGCTTCCGAAGCCAGCGTTGCCGCCTTGCGGGCGCAGATGGGGCTCGATGCGCCGGCCCATGAGCGGTTCCTCGCCTGGATATTCGGCATGCTGCAGGGCGATTTCGGCATGTCGGCCACCCAGCGCGTCGCCATATCCCGGCTGATCGCCGACCGTATGGCGGTCACCTTGCCGCTGACCGCGCTGGCCATGGCGCTGTCCATGGGCATCGGCCTGCCGCTGGGCATCGTGGCCGCCATGCGGCGCGGCAAGGCCACCGATACCGGCCTGATGGTGCTGGCGCAGACCGGCATCGCCATTCCCAATTTCTGGTTCGGCATGCTGCTGACACTGGTTTTTGCGGTAACGCTGCGCTGGCTGCCGACCGGGGGCTTCACCCCCTGGCAGGAGAATTTCTGGCTCGCCTTGCGCGGGCTGATCCTGCCCGGCTTCGCTTTGGCATTGCCGCAGGCTTCCATTCTCGCGAGGGTCATGCGCACGGCCCTGGTCGACGTCACGGGACAGGATTTCATCCGCACCGCCCGCGCCAAGGGCCTCACGCTGGGTGAAGCCGTGTGGCGGCACGGGATACGCAATGCCATGCTGCCGGTGCTGACCATTCTCGGCCTGCAATTCGCCTTTCTCATCGCCGGCACCATCATCGTCGAGAACGTCTTTTACCTGCCCGGCCTCGGCCGGCTGATCTTCACCGCCATTGCCGAGCGCGATCTGGTGCTGGTGCGCAGCGCCACTATCGTGCTGGTGCTGGCGGTGACGGCGACCATGTTCATCACCGATCTGCTCTATGTTCTGGTCGATCCGCGCCTCAGGAGGCAGGACGCATGA
- a CDS encoding ABC transporter ATP-binding protein — translation MALVDIDKLTIRFGGQPAVSALSLHIEAGGRFGIIGESGSGKSLTALAIAGLLPDTADVAGTIRFDGTPLPGDEKTMARLRGKRIGMVFQEPMTALNPLMNIGDQIGEAADLSDSGADIDALLGEVGLQPDHARRFPHQLSGGQRQRAMIAMALASEPDLLIADEPTSALDAITQRLVLDLIAAICDRRGMTLLFISHDMRAVAALCSHIGVMQAGKLVETGETRAVLQNPQAEYTRKLVAASRMERRISRPRSGAPLLEVDGVSRDYGQGGFWLWGRKPLRAVDRVSFAVGAGECVALVGPSGCGKTTLARMIVGLDSATEGRMRLDGQSYRGRDLQPPLRAGLSLVFQDPFSSFDPRMSIGQSLAEPLHLLGPLAAAERAARLHDAILSVGLDPAMLARYPHEFSGGQRQRLAIARAMVTRPRFVVLDEPVSALDVSVRGEVLTLLARLQAEHGLTFLIISHDLDMVAAMADRVLVMEAGRIVEEGTPDALFAQPQHALTRALMAARLPDVA, via the coding sequence ATGGCGCTGGTTGACATCGACAAACTCACGATCCGCTTTGGCGGCCAGCCGGCCGTGTCGGCGCTGTCGCTGCATATCGAAGCAGGCGGCCGCTTCGGCATTATCGGCGAAAGCGGCTCGGGCAAGTCGCTGACGGCTTTGGCCATAGCCGGCTTGCTGCCGGACACGGCGGACGTCGCGGGCACGATCCGCTTCGATGGCACGCCCCTGCCCGGCGACGAAAAAACCATGGCGCGGCTGCGCGGCAAGCGCATCGGCATGGTGTTTCAGGAACCGATGACGGCGCTCAATCCGCTGATGAATATCGGCGACCAGATCGGCGAGGCCGCCGACCTGTCGGACAGCGGCGCCGATATAGATGCCCTGCTCGGCGAAGTGGGCCTGCAACCCGATCATGCCAGGCGCTTTCCGCACCAGCTTTCCGGCGGGCAACGGCAGCGGGCAATGATCGCCATGGCGCTGGCGAGCGAGCCCGATCTACTGATCGCCGACGAACCCACTTCGGCGCTCGATGCCATCACCCAGCGTCTGGTGCTCGATCTCATCGCCGCGATCTGCGATCGGCGCGGCATGACGCTGTTATTCATCAGCCACGACATGCGCGCCGTGGCGGCCTTGTGCTCCCATATCGGCGTCATGCAGGCCGGCAAGCTGGTGGAAACAGGCGAGACGCGGGCGGTGCTGCAAAATCCGCAGGCCGAATATACCAGGAAGCTGGTGGCGGCTAGCCGCATGGAACGGCGGATTTCGCGCCCGCGATCGGGCGCGCCCCTGCTCGAGGTCGACGGCGTCAGTCGCGACTATGGGCAGGGCGGGTTCTGGCTCTGGGGCCGCAAGCCGCTGCGCGCGGTCGACAGGGTCAGCTTTGCCGTGGGCGCCGGCGAATGCGTGGCGCTGGTGGGGCCGTCGGGCTGCGGCAAGACCACATTGGCGCGGATGATCGTCGGGCTGGACAGCGCCACGGAAGGGCGGATGCGCCTCGATGGCCAGTCCTATCGCGGGCGCGACCTGCAACCGCCGTTGCGCGCCGGCCTGTCGCTGGTGTTTCAGGACCCGTTCAGCAGTTTTGACCCGCGCATGAGCATCGGGCAATCGCTGGCCGAACCGCTGCACCTGCTCGGGCCGCTGGCAGCGGCGGAGCGCGCGGCCCGGCTGCATGACGCCATTCTTTCAGTGGGCCTCGACCCGGCCATGCTCGCCCGCTATCCGCACGAATTCTCCGGCGGTCAGCGCCAGCGCCTGGCCATTGCCCGCGCCATGGTGACCCGACCGCGCTTCGTGGTGCTGGACGAGCCGGTTTCCGCCCTCGACGTTTCGGTGCGCGGCGAGGTGCTGACATTGCTGGCGCGGCTGCAAGCGGAACACGGCCTCACCTTTCTCATCATCAGCCACGACCTCGACATGGTGGCGGCGATGGCGGATCGGGTGCTGGTAATGGAGGCCGGGCGGATCGTCGAAGAGGGTACGCCGGACGCGCTGTTCGCCCAACCGCAGCATGCCCTGACCAGGGCGCTGATGGCGGCGAGATTGCCGGATGTGGCGTGA
- a CDS encoding histone deacetylase family protein, which produces MTTLLVSQPNFADHQTPPGHPERADRIKAVDEALAAPAFDDLLRRDAPYGDLMLADLVHDRHYLQQLRDARPAEGIRQVDGDTFISGRSLDVVATGLGGALAALDAVLLGEADNAFCAIRPPGHHAEIATPMGFCLVNTIAVAAREAQRKYGADRVAIVDFDVHHGNGTQDIFKDDPSVFYASSHQMPLFPGTGHPRETGMGNIVNAALPAQSGGEAMREAYNDRILPALENFSPDLLLISAGFDAHHRDPLAQLEWVDADFAWLTGKLMDIAGRRCANRIVSLLEGGYDLKGLAGGVTHHVTTLLRG; this is translated from the coding sequence TTGACAACCCTTCTGGTCAGCCAGCCCAATTTCGCCGACCACCAGACCCCGCCGGGCCATCCTGAGCGCGCCGACCGCATAAAGGCGGTCGACGAAGCCCTGGCCGCGCCGGCTTTCGACGACCTGCTGCGCCGCGACGCCCCCTATGGCGACCTGATGCTGGCGGACCTGGTGCATGACCGGCACTATCTGCAGCAGCTGCGCGATGCCCGGCCGGCCGAGGGCATCAGGCAGGTCGATGGCGACACCTTCATTTCCGGGCGCTCGCTCGACGTGGTGGCCACCGGGCTGGGCGGGGCGCTGGCGGCGCTGGATGCGGTGCTGCTGGGCGAGGCGGACAATGCCTTCTGCGCCATCCGCCCGCCGGGTCACCACGCCGAAATCGCCACGCCCATGGGCTTTTGCCTGGTCAACACCATCGCCGTGGCGGCGCGGGAAGCGCAGCGGAAATATGGCGCCGACCGGGTGGCCATCGTCGATTTCGACGTGCATCACGGCAATGGCACCCAGGACATTTTCAAGGACGATCCCAGCGTCTTCTATGCTTCCAGCCACCAGATGCCGCTGTTCCCCGGCACCGGGCATCCGCGCGAAACCGGCATGGGCAATATCGTCAATGCGGCGCTGCCGGCCCAATCGGGCGGCGAGGCGATGCGCGAGGCCTATAACGACAGAATATTGCCGGCGCTGGAGAATTTCTCGCCCGATCTTTTGCTGATTTCGGCCGGTTTCGACGCCCATCACCGCGATCCGCTGGCGCAGCTCGAATGGGTGGATGCCGATTTCGCCTGGCTCACCGGAAAGTTGATGGACATAGCCGGGCGGCGCTGCGCCAACCGCATTGTGTCGCTGCTCGAAGGTGGTTATGACCTCAAGGGCCTGGCCGGCGGCGTCACCCATCATGTGACGACGCTGCTGCGCGGGTAG
- a CDS encoding TlyA family RNA methyltransferase, whose translation MSRIRLDLMLEQRGLMPSRARARDAIRRGTVQVNGALAKKPNQMVGEADVLTLDDPAAAYVSRAALKLIAGLEAGGIDPAGRTCLDIGASTGGFTQVLLQRGAAKIYAVDVGHGQLHDSLRGAARVVSLEGMNARDLDRATIPDIVDLLVCDVSFVSVTKVLAAPLALCGPQAEAVILFKPQFEVGRDFIGKGGIVSDQAASERTMGEVVAFVEAARFARRTKIVSPIAGGDGNVETVLVFGRE comes from the coding sequence TTGAGCCGTATCCGGCTCGACCTGATGCTGGAACAGCGCGGGCTGATGCCCAGCCGGGCCCGGGCCCGCGACGCCATCCGGCGCGGCACGGTGCAGGTCAATGGCGCGCTGGCGAAAAAGCCCAACCAGATGGTGGGCGAAGCGGATGTGCTGACGCTGGACGATCCGGCCGCCGCCTATGTGTCGCGCGCGGCGCTGAAGCTGATTGCCGGGCTGGAAGCGGGCGGCATCGACCCGGCGGGCAGGACCTGCCTCGATATCGGCGCCTCCACCGGCGGCTTCACCCAGGTGCTGCTACAGCGCGGCGCGGCAAAAATTTATGCCGTCGATGTCGGCCACGGCCAATTGCATGACAGCCTGCGGGGCGCGGCGCGGGTGGTGAGCCTTGAGGGCATGAATGCGCGGGACCTGGACCGCGCGACCATTCCCGACATTGTGGACCTGCTGGTCTGCGATGTCAGCTTCGTCTCGGTCACCAAAGTGCTGGCCGCGCCCTTGGCCTTGTGCGGGCCGCAGGCCGAAGCCGTGATCCTGTTCAAGCCGCAATTCGAGGTGGGCCGGGATTTCATCGGTAAGGGCGGGATCGTTTCGGATCAGGCGGCGAGCGAGCGGACCATGGGCGAGGTCGTGGCCTTTGTCGAGGCCGCGCGATTTGCGCGGCGCACCAAGATCGTGTCGCCGATTGCCGGCGGCGACGGGAATGTGGAGACGGTGCTGGTGTTCGGGCGGGAATAG
- the pdxH gene encoding pyridoxamine 5'-phosphate oxidase — protein MLQTLTERLFDDSDRAELDPFALFEEWFALAQEAEPNDPHAMALASVDETGLPDVRIVLLNYRDARGFCFFTNFDSAKGRQLLANPQAAMVMHWKSLRRQVRMRGPVEVVAEAEADTYFASRPRASRIASAASRQSRPLGSRRQLLEEVAALTARTGDAEPPRPAHWSGFRLVPTSIEFWKDGEYRLHDRVRFTRETMGGAWSSVRLYP, from the coding sequence ATGCTGCAGACCCTGACCGAGCGCCTCTTCGACGATAGCGACCGCGCCGAGCTCGATCCCTTCGCCCTGTTCGAGGAATGGTTCGCGCTGGCGCAGGAAGCGGAGCCCAACGATCCCCATGCCATGGCGCTGGCCAGTGTCGACGAGACCGGCCTGCCCGATGTGCGCATTGTGCTGCTCAATTACCGCGATGCGCGGGGCTTCTGCTTCTTCACCAATTTCGACAGCGCCAAGGGCCGGCAATTGCTCGCCAATCCGCAGGCCGCCATGGTCATGCACTGGAAGAGCCTGCGCCGGCAGGTACGCATGCGCGGCCCGGTGGAAGTCGTTGCCGAGGCCGAGGCCGACACCTATTTCGCCTCGCGCCCCCGGGCCAGCCGCATCGCCTCCGCCGCCTCGCGGCAATCCCGGCCGCTGGGCAGCCGGCGGCAATTGCTGGAGGAAGTCGCGGCGCTGACCGCCCGGACCGGCGATGCCGAGCCGCCGCGCCCGGCGCATTGGTCCGGCTTTCGCCTGGTGCCGACCAGCATCGAGTTCTGGAAGGATGGCGAATATCGGCTGCATGACCGGGTGCGCTTCACCCGCGAAACCATGGGCGGCGCCTGGAGCAGCGTGCGGCTTTATCCCTAA
- a CDS encoding L-threonylcarbamoyladenylate synthase: MTAPDQKEIEDAAALLRHGRLVAFPTETVYGLGADATNSDAVLSIYETKGRPRFNPLIVHCADLAMAEKLALFSPLARRLAQAFWPGPLSIVLPLRPGHGLADITTAGLDRVALRVPDHPIAQALLRASGRPLAAPSANPSGRLSPTNAEQVRRGFAGNVPVLDGGACQAGVESTIIAVDGDRLIQLRAGALSRDEIGKVMNMAVERAAKGAEIAAPGMLLSHYAPNAALRLDTAPRPGEGWLAFGPSAPFEGITRNLSSGGDLREAARNLFAMLHELDASGVGVIAAAPIPETGLGEAINDRLRRAAAPRG, translated from the coding sequence ATGACCGCGCCCGACCAGAAGGAAATCGAAGATGCCGCCGCGCTGCTGCGCCATGGCCGGCTCGTCGCCTTCCCCACCGAGACAGTCTATGGACTGGGCGCCGACGCCACCAATAGCGATGCGGTGCTGTCGATCTACGAAACCAAGGGCCGCCCGCGCTTCAATCCGCTGATCGTGCATTGCGCCGATCTGGCCATGGCCGAAAAGCTGGCGCTGTTTTCGCCACTGGCCCGCCGCCTGGCGCAGGCATTCTGGCCCGGCCCGTTGAGCATCGTCCTGCCGCTGCGGCCCGGCCATGGGCTCGCCGACATCACCACGGCCGGGCTCGACAGGGTGGCGCTGCGCGTGCCCGACCATCCGATCGCCCAGGCCCTGCTCCGGGCCAGCGGCCGGCCGCTGGCCGCGCCTTCGGCCAATCCTTCGGGCCGGCTATCGCCCACCAATGCCGAACAGGTGCGGCGCGGTTTCGCCGGCAATGTGCCGGTGCTCGATGGCGGCGCCTGCCAGGCGGGGGTCGAATCCACCATAATCGCCGTCGATGGCGACAGGCTGATCCAGCTCCGCGCCGGCGCCTTGAGCCGCGACGAGATCGGCAAGGTCATGAACATGGCCGTGGAGCGGGCCGCCAAGGGCGCCGAAATCGCCGCCCCCGGCATGCTGCTCAGCCATTATGCGCCCAATGCCGCTCTGCGGCTCGACACGGCGCCGCGGCCGGGCGAGGGCTGGCTGGCCTTCGGGCCCTCTGCCCCGTTCGAGGGGATCACCCGCAATCTGTCGTCAGGCGGCGACCTGCGCGAGGCGGCGCGCAATCTCTTCGCCATGCTGCATGAACTCGATGCCAGCGGCGTCGGCGTGATCGCGGCAGCGCCCATTCCCGAAACCGGCCTGGGCGAAGCGATCAACGACCGGCTGCGACGGGCGGCGGCGCCAAGGGGATAA